A genomic region of Ignavibacteria bacterium contains the following coding sequences:
- the rodA gene encoding rod shape-determining protein RodA translates to MFKPWQQTKIKSEKIEGNLSRDLDLYLFISSFLIIVIGLVSIYSSTYNLPYLHINFYKQLTFAILGLLLGLIVYNLPLKVFNLAALPFYIISILLLVIVLFIGKKVSGNQNWINIGFFSLQPSEISKFAVILMLSSIYSRKDFNVNSIKGFLTVSLIVAIPAMLIVLQKDIGTAIVFFSIFLFGLFWNGLSGFSVFVLISPIIVAVLSLLGFIPLLISLIFVIVVLIYFKKELFLSLGIFGLNLSAAILVELFFKFLSPHQINRIKNFLDPNYDPLGSGYNALQAKIAVGSGGLFGKGFMSGSQTQLKFIPEQWTDFIFCVVGEEFGFVGSVFVLILYFIVISRLLYIARTTDSVFRSSVIIMIISVFLTHIFINIGMTIGLVPVIGIPLPLMSYGGSALVTNMMMIATALNFYRHRTSLA, encoded by the coding sequence ATGTTCAAGCCCTGGCAGCAAACAAAAATTAAATCTGAAAAAATTGAAGGTAATCTTTCAAGGGATCTTGATCTTTACCTTTTTATTTCTTCATTTCTAATCATTGTCATTGGACTTGTGTCTATATATAGTTCGACTTATAATCTTCCATATCTTCACATTAACTTTTATAAGCAGCTAACATTTGCAATTTTGGGTTTACTACTTGGTTTGATTGTTTATAATCTGCCTCTAAAAGTTTTTAATCTTGCTGCACTGCCATTCTACATTATTTCAATTTTACTTTTGGTAATTGTTTTATTCATTGGTAAAAAAGTATCTGGAAATCAAAACTGGATTAACATTGGTTTTTTCTCCTTACAGCCGTCAGAAATTTCCAAATTCGCTGTTATACTTATGCTTTCGAGTATTTATTCGAGAAAAGATTTTAATGTTAATTCTATAAAAGGATTTTTGACAGTAAGTTTAATAGTTGCAATCCCCGCAATGTTAATAGTTCTTCAGAAAGACATTGGAACTGCAATTGTCTTTTTCTCGATTTTTTTATTTGGATTGTTCTGGAATGGATTATCAGGTTTTTCAGTTTTTGTTTTAATAAGTCCGATTATTGTTGCAGTTTTATCTTTGCTTGGCTTTATCCCGCTTTTAATTTCTCTAATTTTCGTGATAGTTGTATTGATTTATTTCAAAAAAGAATTATTTCTATCACTTGGAATTTTTGGATTGAATTTATCTGCAGCTATTTTGGTTGAATTGTTTTTCAAATTTTTATCACCTCACCAGATTAACAGAATTAAGAACTTTCTTGATCCTAATTATGATCCACTTGGCAGTGGATACAACGCACTTCAAGCTAAAATTGCAGTTGGATCAGGTGGTTTATTCGGCAAAGGTTTTATGTCGGGCAGTCAAACCCAATTGAAATTTATTCCTGAGCAGTGGACCGATTTTATTTTTTGTGTAGTTGGTGAAGAATTTGGATTTGTAGGATCAGTTTTTGTTTTGATACTTTATTTTATTGTGATTTCACGATTACTTTACATTGCTCGAACAACTGATTCTGTATTTCGAAGCAGTGTGATCATAATGATAATATCAGTTTTTTTAACTCATATATTTATAAACATTGGAATGACTATTGGATTAGTACCTGTCATTGGAATTCCTTTACCTTTAATGAGTTATGGTGGAAGTGCGCTTGTCACAAATATGATGATGATCGCAACCGCTTTAAATTTCTATCGTCATAGAACCTCTTTAGCTTGA
- the mrdA gene encoding penicillin-binding protein 2, giving the protein MTPTREISPKVRTSIISFMTIILFLSLGFRLYQIQIIENEKYQKTSEKNAIKEKIIEPYRGIFYDRNWKVLVDNQPGFTLRITPYYFDTTLIPILENYFKLKPGYIKYLLKANKNFSPFIPLRIQRGLTFEQISWLEENKEALPGVDYKIDMQRSYPYGVRASHLFGYCKEISRKELEEKKDVYIMGDFVGHSGLEKYYEEYLRGVKGKQFVYVDSKGREVGPVNEGKNDVKPVSGYNAQLTIDGELQKLAEELLADKSGAIVAIDPSNGEILTLVSKPDFDLSDFASLTPASIWRQLNSDKNKPLFNRATSSIYPPGSCFKPINALAALNDGIIDEKYVYPCGGGFSFGNHFYKCMGTHGGLNVVHAIEKSCNTFFFSLILKNGFERWTKYGRMFGFGQKTGIDIYEEISGILPSVEFYDKIYGKGKWTKGYVVSLGVGQGELGVTPLQMAVYVSAIANGGTLYRPHAVRKFFNPEADPKEIIIPIEGKKLPIKAEAMELVKQGMFLVVNGAGTATHVRIPGINVAGKTGTAQNPHGKDHAWFIGFAPFENPKIAIAVIVENAGFGGAVAAPIAKRLIEFYLKDKTKDVQALAANKN; this is encoded by the coding sequence ATGACGCCGACAAGAGAGATATCTCCAAAGGTTCGAACGAGTATCATTTCTTTTATGACAATTATACTTTTTCTCTCTCTTGGTTTCAGGCTTTATCAAATTCAAATTATTGAAAATGAAAAGTATCAAAAAACATCTGAAAAAAATGCGATTAAAGAAAAGATAATCGAACCTTATCGTGGAATATTTTATGACAGAAACTGGAAAGTTTTAGTTGATAATCAACCAGGATTTACTCTTCGAATTACTCCATATTACTTTGACACAACACTAATCCCGATTCTTGAAAATTATTTCAAATTAAAACCTGGTTATATCAAATATTTATTAAAAGCTAATAAAAACTTTTCACCATTCATCCCTTTAAGAATTCAGAGAGGGTTAACATTTGAACAAATAAGCTGGCTTGAAGAAAATAAAGAAGCGTTACCCGGTGTTGATTACAAAATTGATATGCAAAGATCCTATCCATATGGGGTTCGAGCATCTCACTTGTTTGGATATTGTAAAGAAATTTCTCGAAAAGAATTAGAAGAGAAAAAAGATGTTTATATAATGGGTGACTTTGTTGGCCACAGCGGTCTGGAAAAATATTATGAAGAGTATCTTCGTGGTGTAAAAGGGAAACAATTTGTTTATGTAGACTCAAAAGGAAGAGAAGTCGGTCCAGTTAACGAGGGCAAAAATGATGTTAAACCGGTTTCTGGATATAATGCGCAGCTGACAATTGACGGTGAACTGCAGAAACTTGCTGAGGAACTACTTGCCGATAAAAGCGGTGCAATTGTAGCAATAGATCCTTCAAATGGAGAGATTTTAACACTCGTTAGTAAACCTGATTTTGATTTGTCAGACTTTGCAAGTCTAACCCCTGCTTCAATCTGGCGACAGTTAAATTCTGATAAGAATAAACCTTTGTTTAACAGAGCAACAAGTTCTATTTATCCACCTGGTTCTTGTTTTAAACCAATCAATGCTCTGGCAGCTTTAAATGATGGAATAATAGATGAAAAATATGTATATCCGTGTGGTGGAGGTTTTTCTTTTGGGAATCATTTTTACAAATGTATGGGTACTCATGGGGGATTAAATGTCGTTCACGCAATTGAAAAATCCTGCAATACATTTTTCTTTAGTTTGATTTTGAAAAATGGATTTGAAAGATGGACTAAATATGGGAGAATGTTTGGGTTTGGTCAAAAAACTGGAATTGATATTTACGAAGAGATATCAGGTATTCTTCCATCGGTTGAGTTTTATGATAAAATTTATGGTAAAGGGAAATGGACGAAAGGTTATGTGGTAAGCTTAGGTGTTGGTCAGGGTGAGCTTGGAGTTACACCACTGCAAATGGCTGTTTATGTTTCAGCTATAGCTAATGGTGGAACTCTTTATAGACCACATGCGGTACGAAAGTTTTTTAATCCAGAAGCTGATCCAAAAGAAATAATCATTCCGATTGAAGGAAAGAAGCTTCCAATTAAAGCTGAAGCGATGGAATTGGTCAAACAAGGAATGTTTTTAGTAGTAAACGGTGCAGGAACAGCCACGCACGTTCGTATTCCAGGAATTAATGTGGCTGGTAAAACAGGAACGGCTCAAAATCCGCACGGGAAAGATCACGCATGGTTTATTGGTTTTGCTCCTTTTGAAAATCCAAAAATTGCAATTGCTGTAATTGTTGAAAATGCAGGTTTTGGCGGTGCAGTTGCAGCTCCAATCGCTAAACGATTAATTGAATTCTATCTAAAAGATAAAACAAAAGATGTTCAAGCCCTGGCAGCAAACAAAAATTAA
- the mreD gene encoding rod shape-determining protein MreD, translating to MNDRILNSTIYLVILLFFQLIVVEIISFNYIKPDLLLIGLIYFTLLNGQIPGMVSGFIFGLLMDIFSYGVIGANALSKLIAAFFAGYFAKEDLDERDIISSAFFIILLVSSLIERLVYIFITSNVDFKYLILVYVNYGLIPTLVTMVFSLFLLFFQKKREVR from the coding sequence GTGAATGATCGAATACTGAATTCAACGATTTATTTAGTCATCTTACTTTTTTTTCAACTTATTGTTGTTGAGATAATTTCTTTTAATTACATAAAACCAGATTTATTGTTGATTGGACTTATTTATTTCACGCTTTTGAATGGTCAAATTCCTGGAATGGTATCAGGTTTTATATTTGGACTTTTGATGGATATATTTAGTTATGGTGTGATAGGTGCAAACGCACTTTCAAAACTAATTGCTGCTTTCTTTGCTGGTTATTTTGCTAAAGAGGATTTAGATGAAAGAGATATAATTTCATCTGCATTTTTTATAATTCTTTTGGTTTCATCATTGATAGAAAGACTTGTTTATATTTTTATCACAAGCAATGTAGATTTTAAATATCTTATTTTAGTTTATGTTAATTATGGATTAATTCCAACACTGGTCACTATGGTTTTCAGTTTGTTTTTATTGTTCTTCCAGAAAAAGAGAGAGGTGAGGTAA
- the mreC gene encoding rod shape-determining protein MreC has product MIYWLVRFINNYRQYVIFSILLLASLFLLSLNDSKEISNLRKTSFIIYGLIDYIKSPFEDFIYSKTELEILKKENAELTQQLLKLREFEKERNELIELLKFEKENPVKLINARIILKSSDPAGNKFIINKGKNDGVRLNATVFSSSGLIGYVSDLMSNYSVVYTINNLNVRISVKNARSGALGILSWDGEKFKIFNVNKSADVREGDLFITSEFSSLFPSGLPVARVTYASQSKETLFYDITAKPSCDLNEIRFCFISETSLNNQKLNFLLSQSE; this is encoded by the coding sequence ATGATTTACTGGTTAGTTAGATTTATAAATAATTACAGACAATATGTTATATTTTCCATCCTTTTACTCGCTTCATTGTTTTTGTTAAGTCTGAATGACTCAAAAGAAATTTCCAACCTTCGAAAAACATCTTTTATTATTTACGGTTTAATTGATTATATAAAATCTCCATTCGAAGATTTCATTTATTCAAAGACTGAACTAGAAATCTTAAAAAAAGAAAATGCTGAACTAACTCAGCAGCTTTTAAAACTTCGAGAATTTGAAAAGGAAAGGAATGAACTTATTGAACTTTTAAAATTCGAAAAAGAAAATCCAGTTAAACTTATCAATGCAAGGATAATTTTAAAATCTAGCGATCCGGCGGGTAACAAATTTATTATTAACAAAGGTAAAAACGATGGGGTTAGATTAAATGCTACAGTCTTTAGTTCATCAGGTTTAATTGGATATGTTTCTGATTTAATGTCAAATTATTCAGTTGTTTATACAATCAATAATCTAAATGTTAGAATTAGTGTAAAGAATGCTCGATCTGGTGCACTGGGAATTTTAAGTTGGGACGGTGAGAAGTTTAAAATTTTTAATGTAAATAAATCCGCCGATGTCAGAGAAGGTGACCTTTTTATTACATCAGAGTTCAGTTCGTTATTTCCTTCAGGGTTACCAGTTGCCCGAGTTACTTATGCTTCTCAGTCAAAAGAGACTTTATTTTATGACATTACAGCAAAACCATCCTGCGATCTTAATGAAATTAGGTTTTGTTTTATTAGTGAGACGAGTTTAAATAATCAAAAATTAAATTTTCTATTAAGTCAAAGTGAATGA
- a CDS encoding rod shape-determining protein: protein MGIFNIFSSDIAIDLGTANTLIYIKGKGIVLNEPSIVAFDKNTKRIIAVGNQAKEIQGREHRDVRVSRPLRDGVIADFEIAEGMLRTFIKMAKGGLLPSRRIVIAVPTGITEVEKRAVRDSAEHAGAKEVHLIAEPMAAAIGIGCDVESPVGNLIIDIGGGTTEIAVIALSGIVTDESIRIAGDEMNNAIVQYFKKNYNILIGERTAEMIKIQVGSAIELPEEITIQVKGRDLVQGIPTSVEVSSEDIREALKEPIDQIVEAVRVTLEKTPPELSADILDRGIMLTGGGALLKGLDERIKLETNLPVHVAEDPLTAVVRGVGKVLENFDKYEKVLIRSRRY, encoded by the coding sequence ATGGGAATATTTAATATTTTTTCATCAGACATTGCAATTGATTTAGGGACAGCCAATACCTTAATCTACATTAAAGGTAAAGGGATCGTTTTAAATGAACCTTCAATAGTTGCATTTGATAAAAATACAAAAAGAATTATTGCAGTTGGAAATCAGGCAAAAGAAATTCAGGGAAGAGAACACAGAGATGTAAGAGTTAGCCGTCCGCTTCGTGATGGTGTAATTGCTGATTTCGAAATTGCTGAAGGAATGTTGAGAACATTCATCAAGATGGCAAAGGGCGGATTGCTACCAAGCAGACGTATTGTAATTGCAGTTCCAACTGGCATAACTGAAGTTGAAAAAAGAGCAGTTCGAGATTCAGCTGAGCATGCAGGCGCAAAAGAAGTTCATTTGATTGCGGAACCAATGGCAGCTGCAATAGGAATAGGATGTGATGTTGAATCACCCGTTGGAAATCTGATCATTGATATTGGTGGTGGAACAACGGAAATTGCCGTAATTGCTCTTTCAGGAATTGTAACTGATGAATCAATTCGAATTGCTGGTGATGAAATGAATAATGCAATCGTTCAGTACTTCAAGAAAAATTACAACATATTAATCGGTGAAAGAACTGCTGAAATGATAAAAATTCAAGTTGGTTCTGCAATTGAATTACCAGAAGAAATCACTATTCAGGTTAAAGGTCGGGATCTTGTTCAGGGAATTCCAACTTCTGTAGAAGTAAGTTCTGAAGATATTAGAGAAGCTCTAAAAGAACCAATCGATCAAATTGTAGAAGCTGTGCGAGTTACACTTGAAAAGACTCCTCCTGAACTTAGTGCAGATATTCTTGATCGTGGAATAATGTTAACTGGTGGCGGTGCTTTACTTAAAGGACTTGACGAAAGAATAAAATTGGAAACAAATCTCCCTGTTCATGTGGCTGAAGATCCATTGACTGCTGTTGTTCGTGGAGTTGGTAAAGTTTTGGAAAATTTCGATAAGTATGAAAAAGTTTTAATCCGAAGCAGAAGATATTGA
- the purH gene encoding bifunctional phosphoribosylaminoimidazolecarboxamide formyltransferase/IMP cyclohydrolase codes for MINLLPVKRALISVYDKSNLIELVKVLEKFGIEIYSSGGTFEFLKNNFLNIKPLSEISGISSLLDGRVKSLHPLVHAAILARKDSEKHLNELREAGVEPFDLVIVNFYPFERVVEKENISELEVIENIDIGGPTLIRSAAKNYESVVVVSSINQYDYLIKELREHNGSTTVDFRRMLAAEAFQRIVEYDIAISRYFSKEVNLNLTFPLEKVLRYGENPHQSAKLYGNFLKIFQPIHGKELSYNNILDIVSAAELVFEFDKCACAIIKHNSPCGVALGNSVQEAFEKALRSDSISAFGGIVAFNQKVDKQTAEKLNEIFLEVIIAPEFQDDALEVLKKKKDRRLILVDKNFKEKKSFLSKNEIRSIPDGLLVQSKDKIVINKDELEFVTYQRPDENELEDLIFAFTVAKYVRSNAIVFARNGMTLGIGGGQTSRVDAVKIAIMKAREFNHNLENSVVASDGFFPFADSVEIAYKAGAKSFIQPGGSVRDTEVIKFANDNNLKMVLTKIRHFKH; via the coding sequence ATGATAAATTTATTACCAGTTAAGCGGGCATTAATAAGCGTTTACGACAAATCTAATTTGATTGAATTAGTAAAAGTTCTGGAGAAATTTGGAATTGAAATTTATTCATCGGGTGGAACATTCGAGTTTCTTAAAAATAATTTTCTCAATATCAAACCCTTGAGTGAAATTTCTGGGATCTCATCACTGCTCGATGGAAGAGTTAAATCACTTCATCCTTTAGTTCATGCCGCAATTCTTGCCAGAAAAGATTCAGAAAAACATTTAAATGAATTGAGAGAAGCTGGAGTTGAGCCATTTGACCTTGTGATTGTTAATTTCTATCCATTTGAAAGGGTTGTAGAGAAAGAAAATATTTCAGAGTTAGAAGTGATTGAAAATATTGATATCGGTGGACCAACTCTAATTCGCTCGGCAGCAAAAAATTATGAATCAGTTGTTGTGGTATCTTCAATAAATCAATATGATTATTTAATCAAAGAATTAAGAGAGCATAATGGATCAACAACGGTTGATTTTCGAAGAATGCTTGCTGCTGAAGCTTTCCAACGAATTGTAGAATATGATATCGCAATAAGCAGATATTTCAGTAAAGAAGTCAATTTGAACCTCACGTTTCCATTGGAAAAGGTTTTGAGATATGGAGAAAATCCACATCAAAGTGCAAAACTTTATGGTAATTTCTTAAAAATATTTCAACCAATTCATGGTAAAGAACTTTCATATAATAATATTCTTGATATTGTTTCAGCCGCTGAACTTGTTTTTGAATTTGACAAATGCGCTTGCGCTATAATCAAGCATAATTCACCTTGCGGTGTAGCTCTGGGTAATTCAGTTCAAGAAGCATTTGAAAAAGCTTTAAGATCAGATTCAATATCTGCGTTTGGTGGGATTGTTGCTTTCAATCAAAAGGTGGATAAGCAAACGGCTGAAAAATTAAATGAAATCTTTTTAGAAGTCATAATTGCACCAGAATTTCAAGATGATGCCCTTGAAGTTTTAAAAAAGAAAAAAGATCGCAGATTAATTTTGGTAGATAAAAACTTTAAAGAAAAGAAATCATTCCTGAGCAAAAATGAAATTAGATCAATCCCTGATGGTTTATTAGTTCAGTCTAAAGATAAAATTGTGATTAATAAAGATGAGCTTGAATTTGTTACTTATCAACGACCAGATGAAAATGAACTTGAAGACTTAATCTTTGCTTTTACTGTTGCGAAATATGTAAGATCAAATGCAATTGTTTTCGCAAGGAATGGAATGACGCTTGGAATAGGAGGTGGACAAACCTCACGAGTTGATGCAGTTAAAATTGCAATAATGAAAGCGCGAGAGTTTAATCATAATCTGGAAAATTCAGTTGTAGCTTCAGATGGATTTTTCCCATTTGCTGATTCAGTTGAAATTGCTTACAAAGCTGGTGCAAAATCTTTCATACAACCTGGTGGTTCTGTAAGAGATACTGAAGTTATAAAATTTGCAAATGACAATAACTTAAAAATGGTATTAACTAAAATCAGGCACTTTAAACATTAG
- a CDS encoding phosphoribosylglycinamide formyltransferase produces the protein MNVEKFRICVFASGRGSNLQAIIDRIEEGKLNCEIVFVLSNNSGSGALEIAKRNNIPAFHLSEKFFHKNNFEESLIDLLDRYEPDLIVLAGYMKLVPVSVIKKYQNRIINIHPALLPKFGGKGMYGMNVHNAVFQKGEKVSGVTVHLVNENYDEGQIIYQEQVDISDCRSPEEIAEKVLKLEHKVYPEVIQKIIDGKINLDNLR, from the coding sequence ATGAATGTTGAAAAATTTCGGATTTGTGTTTTTGCTTCAGGGAGAGGTTCAAACTTGCAGGCAATTATTGATAGGATTGAAGAGGGTAAATTAAATTGTGAAATAGTTTTTGTGTTGAGTAATAATTCAGGTTCTGGTGCTTTAGAAATTGCAAAGAGAAATAACATTCCTGCTTTTCATCTCAGTGAAAAATTTTTTCATAAAAATAATTTTGAAGAATCGCTCATTGATTTGCTTGATAGGTATGAACCAGATTTAATTGTGCTTGCAGGTTATATGAAGCTTGTGCCTGTTTCAGTAATTAAAAAATATCAAAACCGAATCATAAACATTCATCCTGCTTTGCTCCCGAAATTTGGCGGAAAAGGAATGTATGGAATGAATGTTCATAATGCTGTATTTCAGAAGGGTGAAAAAGTTTCGGGTGTAACTGTTCATCTAGTTAATGAAAATTATGATGAAGGGCAGATTATATATCAGGAGCAGGTCGATATTTCGGATTGCAGAAGTCCTGAAGAAATTGCAGAAAAAGTTTTGAAACTCGAGCATAAAGTTTATCCTGAGGTTATTCAAAAAATAATAGATGGAAAGATTAATTTAGACAATTTAAGATGA
- a CDS encoding DUF3808 domain-containing protein, with protein MMKRLSLLFFILISSVFAQNSNDYEKKLKQSLDLVFNFKFNEAENHLSTLSRLRTDDARPLLYLSNIYVWRFIGDKRKSDFEKFENLSKETIERAESILNKNKDDRWAYFCLSSIYGYRALMFFMDRQYIDGLWAAKKSISWTDDLIELDPAFYDGYLWRGLFSFSLNLVPSSLRGLLSIVGLKGDVRQGLKDIQLVATRGNFARVEAMYFLSQFYSASLNDNQKAFNLLKELASKYPDNELFVYSAAVELIKLHRIDEAKNYLQKIISNNSVEISAVKDLSYFLIGDCNFYQNNFSEAISNYNIFIQKYEQDQYKPTAYFRTALSYYFLNNRGLSKINFEKAISVNSKISEDKFHQRMAKKIINSNFDETILKIFYAWNFLRSGQFNSAINQFDEILKDNINDNKRIIALYLKGLSYYKLNDTVNARRFLRDVVKINSNEELWAKAFAFLYLARLEFNSKNYTTADNYISKILEFDDFDFESSVKSQAKNLRERINNNF; from the coding sequence ATGATGAAAAGATTATCGCTGCTTTTTTTCATTTTAATTTCAAGTGTCTTTGCTCAAAATTCAAATGATTATGAAAAGAAATTAAAGCAATCGCTTGATCTAGTTTTTAACTTCAAGTTTAATGAAGCAGAAAATCATCTCTCGACTTTATCCAGGCTTAGAACTGATGATGCTCGTCCTTTGTTGTATCTTTCCAATATTTATGTGTGGAGATTTATTGGCGATAAAAGAAAATCAGATTTCGAGAAATTTGAGAATTTGAGTAAAGAGACAATCGAAAGAGCTGAATCAATCCTGAATAAAAATAAAGATGATCGCTGGGCATACTTTTGTCTTTCGAGCATTTATGGATATCGGGCATTAATGTTTTTTATGGACAGACAATACATCGATGGACTCTGGGCTGCTAAAAAATCAATCAGCTGGACTGATGATTTAATTGAACTTGACCCAGCTTTTTATGATGGTTATTTGTGGCGAGGGTTGTTCAGTTTTTCACTAAATCTAGTTCCATCTTCATTAAGAGGTTTATTAAGTATTGTAGGATTGAAAGGAGATGTTAGACAGGGATTAAAGGATATTCAACTTGTAGCGACTCGTGGAAATTTTGCCAGGGTCGAAGCAATGTATTTTCTTTCCCAGTTTTATTCTGCCTCATTAAATGACAATCAAAAAGCTTTTAATTTGCTGAAAGAACTTGCTTCAAAATATCCAGATAATGAATTGTTCGTTTATTCTGCAGCCGTTGAGCTTATTAAACTTCATCGAATTGATGAAGCAAAAAATTACCTTCAAAAAATCATTTCAAATAATTCTGTTGAAATTTCTGCTGTGAAGGATTTAAGTTATTTCTTGATAGGTGATTGTAACTTTTATCAAAATAATTTCTCCGAGGCAATTTCAAACTATAATATCTTCATTCAGAAATATGAACAGGATCAATACAAACCAACAGCATATTTTCGTACGGCTCTTTCTTATTACTTTTTAAATAACAGAGGATTGTCAAAGATTAATTTCGAGAAAGCAATATCAGTTAATTCAAAAATAAGCGAAGATAAATTTCATCAACGAATGGCTAAAAAGATCATTAACTCAAATTTTGATGAAACCATTTTAAAAATTTTCTATGCCTGGAATTTTCTTCGCTCAGGACAATTCAATTCAGCCATCAATCAATTCGATGAAATATTAAAAGATAATATTAATGACAACAAGAGAATCATTGCTTTATATTTGAAAGGTTTAAGTTATTACAAATTAAATGATACTGTAAACGCGAGACGATTCCTTAGGGATGTAGTTAAAATTAATTCGAATGAAGAACTTTGGGCTAAAGCATTTGCATTCTTATATCTTGCAAGACTTGAATTCAATAGTAAAAATTATACAACAGCTGATAATTATATTTCTAAGATTTTAGAATTTGATGACTTTGATTTTGAAAGCTCGGTTAAGTCACAGGCTAAAAATTTAAGGGAGAGAATAAACAATAATTTTTAA
- a CDS encoding CTP synthase has translation MAGKKVKYIFLTGGVVSSIGKGITAASLGLLLKSRGYRVTIQKFDPYINVDPGTMSPFQHGEVYVTDDGAETDLDLGHYERFLDIVTTRHNNTTAGQVYFEVITKERRGDYLGATVQVIPHITDEIKKRITFLGNSGDYDIVITEIGGTVGDIESQPFIEAMRQIMLSMGRKNSLCIHVTLVPFIAASGELKTKPTQHSVKSLLEMGVQPDIIVCRSEKKLPKEIKSKIALFCNVQPNEVISANDTSSIYEVPLILLKEKLDELVLEKLHLNPGKLKIDQWINFVERIKKPEDEVNIGICGKYVELHDAYKSIIETFVHAGAENKLKVNLIWLNAEKFEYEDPAELLKNVHGLLVPGGFGERGIEGKIRAIQYARENKLPFFGICLGMQCAVIEFARNVCGLKQANSTEFRKTRQNVIDLMPDQRKIKDLGGTMRLGAYPCIIEKGTKAYEAYKTELISERHRHRYEVNNKFRKILQDNGMIFSGLSPDGTLVEIIELKDHPWFLGCQFHPELKSRALKPHPLFREFVKASYKHKTSRQKS, from the coding sequence GTTAAATATATATTTCTTACAGGCGGAGTTGTTTCTTCAATTGGTAAAGGAATCACTGCGGCTTCCCTTGGTTTGTTACTAAAATCAAGAGGTTATCGAGTTACAATTCAAAAATTCGATCCATATATTAATGTTGATCCAGGGACAATGAGTCCTTTTCAGCATGGTGAAGTTTATGTCACTGATGATGGAGCTGAAACGGATCTCGATTTAGGTCATTATGAAAGATTTCTTGATATAGTTACAACAAGGCATAATAATACAACTGCTGGTCAGGTTTATTTTGAAGTAATTACTAAAGAACGAAGAGGCGATTATTTAGGTGCAACGGTTCAGGTAATTCCACATATTACCGATGAGATAAAAAAAAGAATTACCTTTTTAGGCAACAGCGGTGATTATGACATTGTGATTACTGAAATTGGTGGAACCGTCGGAGACATTGAAAGTCAGCCGTTCATCGAAGCAATGCGACAAATTATGCTCTCTATGGGAAGAAAAAATTCTTTGTGTATTCATGTAACTCTGGTTCCGTTTATTGCTGCATCAGGTGAATTGAAAACTAAACCTACACAACATTCAGTTAAAAGCCTTCTTGAAATGGGAGTTCAACCAGATATAATCGTCTGTCGTTCTGAAAAAAAATTACCAAAAGAAATAAAATCCAAAATAGCTTTATTCTGCAATGTCCAACCTAATGAAGTAATTTCAGCAAACGATACATCGTCTATCTATGAAGTTCCACTTATTTTATTAAAAGAAAAATTGGATGAACTTGTTCTCGAAAAACTTCACCTCAATCCAGGTAAATTGAAAATTGATCAATGGATCAACTTCGTTGAACGAATTAAGAAGCCTGAAGATGAAGTTAATATTGGAATTTGCGGTAAGTATGTTGAGCTGCATGATGCATATAAAAGCATTATTGAAACATTTGTTCATGCTGGTGCTGAAAACAAATTAAAGGTAAACCTTATTTGGTTAAATGCAGAAAAATTTGAGTATGAAGATCCAGCTGAATTACTTAAAAATGTTCATGGACTGCTTGTTCCTGGTGGTTTCGGAGAAAGAGGAATTGAAGGTAAAATAAGAGCAATTCAATACGCAAGAGAAAATAAGTTGCCATTTTTTGGAATTTGTCTTGGAATGCAATGTGCTGTAATTGAATTTGCAAGAAATGTCTGTGGATTAAAACAAGCTAACAGTACAGAATTTCGAAAGACGAGACAGAATGTTATTGACCTTATGCCTGATCAAAGAAAGATAAAAGATTTAGGTGGAACGATGAGACTTGGTGCTTATCCCTGCATAATTGAAAAGGGCACTAAGGCTTACGAGGCTTATAAAACAGAATTGATTTCAGAAAGACATCGACATCGTTATGAAGTGAATAATAAGTTCAGAAAAATTCTTCAAGATAATGGAATGATTTTCAGTGGATTATCACCTGATGGAACTCTTGTCGAAATTATTGAGCTGAAAGATCACCCTTGGTTTCTTGGTTGTCAATTTCATCCTGAATTAAAATCTCGTGCATTAAAACCTCATCCACTGTTTAGAGAATTTGTGAAAGCTTCTTATAAGCATAAAACTTCTCGCCAGAAATCCTGA